Proteins from one Pontibacter korlensis genomic window:
- a CDS encoding transposase, with translation MYFDQQLYKRRSVVEQAHAWLESFKALLIRFETKASNWMALHFLAFIVLFIRK, from the coding sequence GTGTACTTTGACCAGCAGCTCTACAAGAGAAGAAGCGTGGTGGAGCAAGCCCATGCTTGGCTCGAAAGCTTCAAGGCACTGCTGATCAGGTTCGAGACAAAAGCCAGCAATTGGATGGCGCTCCATTTCCTTGCTTTTATAGTATTGTTTATCAGAAAATAA